The genomic segment CCTCTACAGCGGCGTACGGCGGGCCGAGGCCGAGGAGACCACCGAGATGTACCTGCCGCGCGACGAAGGAGGACGACGACAGTGACGACGTTGAGCCAGGAGGCACGCGACCTGAGCTGGCTGGTGAACGCGTTCGCCGAGCGCGTTCCGGGGGTGGCGCACGCGGTGGTGGTGTCCTCCGACGGCCTCCTGGTGGCGATCTCGGCGCACCTGCCGCGCGACCACGCGGACAAGCTCGCCGCGGTGACCTCCGGCCTGATGAGCATCACCGCCGGGGCGGCCCAGATGTTCGACGGTGACGTCGTCAAGCAGACGGTGGTCGAGATGGGGCGCGGCTACTTCCTGGTGATGCAGATCCGCGACGGCTCGATCCTGGCCACGCTGGCCGGGGCGGACGCCGACATCGGTGTGGTCGGCTACGAGATGGCGCGGCTGGCCAAGCAGGCGGGCGAGATGCTCACCCCGGCGCTGCGCGCCGAACTGCAGCAGGCGCTGCCGCGCTGATCCGCCGGCGTCCGGCCGGCCCACCACCGGCCGGACGCTCACCGGTTCACAGCCCGTTGCGGCGGATCACGTCGCGGTACCAGTGGGCGCTGCGCTTGAGCACCCGCCGCTGGCTCGCGTAGTCGACGTAGACCAGGCCCCAGCGCTGCTCGTATCCCTCGGCCCACTCGAAGTTGTCCAGCAGCGACCAGACGTGGTAGCTCTCCAGCGGCACCCCGTCGCCGATCGCCCGGTGGGCGGCGGCGAAGTGGTCGCGCAGGAAGGAGACCCGCCCGGGATCGTCGACGTTGCCGTCCGCCCCGGGCACGTCGGGGCAGGGCAGCCCGTTCTCGGTGATGGTGA from the Micromonospora sp. WMMA1947 genome contains:
- a CDS encoding roadblock/LC7 domain-containing protein; translation: MSQEARDLSWLVNAFAERVPGVAHAVVVSSDGLLVAISAHLPRDHADKLAAVTSGLMSITAGAAQMFDGDVVKQTVVEMGRGYFLVMQIRDGSILATLAGADADIGVVGYEMARLAKQAGEMLTPALRAELQQALPR